A window of the Lepisosteus oculatus isolate fLepOcu1 chromosome 14, fLepOcu1.hap2, whole genome shotgun sequence genome harbors these coding sequences:
- the LOC138242632 gene encoding GTPase IMAP family member 8-like: MASESSVLSPGEGQADSHEAPKRLSEIRIILLGERGSGRSSAGDTILGREEFDTWRVTEECVKRQSEVAMRQITVVDTPDWCSSLRISWYQQKPSLQDILKWVKEVIESSVSLCPPGPHALLLVINLDSDTDWRSEEHLELLSERFWRHTIVLFTWGDELTDTDIEQHIERRGKDLQCLVEKCGNRYHVLNNKTRGDCTQVTELLEKIEDMVAGKSDCYYEIEEMNLQEMEEKLWKLRIKKREKIEELLQKTLGPQLLPKREGQADSHEAPQRLSEIRIVLLGERGSGRSSAGDTILGREEFQTKRGTEECVKRQGEVAGRQVTVVNTPEWYFSLQQFEDEYEDAYESPLQLTLRWIKEQIEPSVYLCPPGPHALLLVINLDSNTDWRSVEKHLELLSERVWRHTIVLFTWGDTLRHTTIEQHIERGGEELQWLVEKCWNRYHVLNNKNRGDRTQVTELLEKIEDMVAGKSDCYCEIEEKDLQEMEEKFRTLGIKERQRIEELLQKTLGPQLLPKREGQADFYEAPQRLSEIRIVLLGKRWTRGSSAGNTILGREEFDTKIGTEEYVKRQGEVAGRQITVVDTPGWDVWLTRNDLWELKQECVKFVEIVTLCHPGPHTFLLVINLDSFRTWRSVKEDLELLCERVWRHTIVLFTWGDTLRNTTIEQHIERGGKELQCLVEKCGNRYHVLNNKNRDDRTQVTELLEKIEDMLAGKSDCYYEIEEKDLREMEEKFRTLGIKQRQRIKELLQKTLGPQLLPKSEFMFSL, from the exons ATGGCGTCTGAGAGCTCAGTGCTCAGCCCTG GGGAGGGACAGGCTGATTCCCATGAGGCACCAAAGCGTCTCTCAGAGATCAGGATCATCCTGCTGGGGGAGAGAGGGTCTGGGAGGAGCTCAGCAGGAGACACCATCCTGGGAAGAGAGGAGTTTGACACTTGGAGAGTAACTGAGGAGTGTGTGAAGAGACAGAGTGAAGTAGCTATGAGGCAGATCACTGTGGTCGACACTCCAGACTGGTGTTCTTCTTTGAGGATATCTTGGTATCAACAGAAGCCTTCTTTACAGGACATTCTAAAGTGGGTTAAAGAGGTGATTGAATCAAGTGTGTCTCTATGTCCCCCAGGACCCCATGCTCTCCTCCTGGTGATTAATCTGGACTCAGACACAGACTGGAGATCAGAGGAACATCTGGAGCTTCTCAGTGAGAGATTCTGGAGACACACAATAGTGCTGTTCACCTGGGGGGATGAgctgacagacacagacattgagcagcacattgagagaagggggaaggatCTCCAGTGTCTGGTGGAGAAatgtgggaacaggtatcatgttctcaacaacaAGACCAGGGGCGACtgcactcaggtcacagagctgctggagaagatagagGACATGGTGGCAGGAAAGAGTGACTGCTATTATGAGATCGAGGAAATGAATTTACAGGAGATGGAAGAGAAGTTATGGAAATTGAGAATAAAGAAGAGAGAGAAGATAGAGGAGCTGCTGCAGAAGACATTGGGACCCCAACTGCTTCCCAAGA GGGAGGGACAGGCTGATTCCCATGAGGCACCACAACGTCTCTCAGAGATCAGGATCGTGCTGCTAGGGGAGAGAGGGTCTGGGAGGAGCTCAGCAGGAGACACCATCCTGGGCAGAGAGGAGTTTCAGACTAAGAGAGGAACTGAGGAGTGTGTGAAGAGACAGGGTGAAGTAGCTGGGAGGCAGGTCACTGTAGTTAACACACCAGAATGGTATTTCTCTCTTCAGCAGTTCGAGGATGAATATGAGGATGCATATGAGTCTCCACTACAGCTCACTCTCAGGTGGATTAAAGAGCAGATTGAACCCAGTGTATAtctgtgtcccccaggaccCCATGCTCTCCTCCTGGTGATTAATTTGGACTCAAACACAGACTGGAGATCAGTGGAGAAACATCTGGAGCTTCTCAGTGAGAGAGTCTGGAGACACACAATAGTGCTGTTCACCTGGggggacacactgagacacacaaccattgagcagcacattgagagaggaggagaggaactCCAGTGGCTGGTGGAGAAATGTTggaacaggtatcatgttctcaacaacaagaacaggggcgaccgcactcaggtcacagagctgctggagaagatagagGACATGGTGGCAGGAAAGAGTGACTGTTACTGTGAGATTGAGGAAAAGGATTTACAGGAGATGGAAGAGAAGTTCAGGACTTTGGGAATAAAGGAGAGACAGAGGATAGAGGAGCTACTGCAGAAGACACTGGGACCCCAACTGCTTCCCAAGA GGGAGGGACAGGCTGATTTCTATGAGGCACCACAGCGTCTCTCAGAGATCAGGATCGTGCTGCTGGGGAAGAGATGGACTAGGGGAAgctcagcaggaaacaccatcctgggcagAGAGGAGTTTGACACTAAGATAGGAACTGAGGAGTATGTGAAGAGACAGGGTGAAGTAGCTGGGAGGCAGATCACTGTGGTCGACACTCCAGGCTGGGATGTGTGGCTGACGAGGAATGATCTATGGGAGTTAAAACAGGAATGTGTGAAATTTGTGGAAATTGTGACTCTGTGTCACCCAGGACCCCACACTTTCCTTCTGGTGATTAATCTGGACTCATTTAGAACCTGGAGATCAGTGAAGGAAGATCTGGAGCTTCTCTGTGAGAGAGTGTGGAGACATACAATAGTGTTGTTCACCTGGGGGGACACACTGAGAAACACAACCATTGAGCAGCACATTGAGAGAGGAGGGAAGGAGCTCCAGTGTCTggtggaaaaatgtgggaacaggtatcatgttctcaacaacaagaacagggacgaccgcactcaggtcacagagctgctggaaaAAATAGAGGACATGTTGGCAGGAAAGAGTGACTGTTACTATGAGATTGAGGAAAAGGATTTACGGGAGATGGAAGAGAAGTTCAGGACTTTGGGAATAAAGCAGAGACAGAGGATAAAGGAGCTACTGCAGAAGACCCTGGGACCCCAACTGCTTCCCAAGAGTGAGTTCATGTTTTCTCTGTGA
- the LOC107076157 gene encoding apoptosis-associated speck-like protein containing a CARD has product MLKSKWIDSPFTIVLKILGFKVEVRGQLLLFLLKLSSRQKLIVLLLPSNVNMEEVKSKYTGYKFIPTFSNCVLESTEYSLSCGIEGSTVQPKKHLFFRDYGPNFHRTFEVILSKEVKELELELFRSESKELRVWSGKVLLEDAVEGVAPPTARVGGHFVDRHHTELVRRVTRVEPILDSLLQKNIITHEEYSTICSRGTPSEKMRELLLGPMVSSGDRGKDELLRILAKEYLYLMADLKGQEFP; this is encoded by the exons ATGTTGAAGTCAAAGTGGATAGACTCTCCTTTCACCATCGTGCTGAAAATCCTTGGGTTTAAAGTGGAGGTGAGAGGTCAGCTGCTGCTGTTCCTCCTGAAACTATCTTCCAGGCAGAAGCTCATTGTCCTGCTGCTGCCCTCCAATGTCAACATGGAAGAG GTGAAATCGAAGTACACTGGGTACAAATTCATTCCCACTTTTTCAAACTGTGTCCTGGAGTCAACGGAATACAGCCTATCATGTGGGATAGAGGGATCGACAGTCCAGCCAAAG AAACACTTGTTTTTCCGAGATTACGGCCCTAACTTCCACAGGACCTTTGAAGTCATACTTTCCAAGGAGGTGAAGGAGCTGGAACTGGAGCTGTTTAGATCGGAGAGTAAAGAACTGAGAGTCTGGTCTGGGAAAGTGCTGCTGGAAG ATGCTGTAGAAGGAGTGGCTCCTCCAACAGCCCGTG TAGGAGGTCACTTTGTGGACAGACACCACACAGAGCTGGTCAGAAGGGTCACCAGGGTGGAGCCCATCCTGGACAGCCTGCTACAAAAAAACATCATCACCCACGAGGAGTACAGTACGATCTGCTCCAGAGGTACCCCTTCCGAGAAAATGAGGGAGCTGCTGTTGGGTCCCATGGTCTCCTCTGGGGACAGGGGGAAGGATGAGCTCCTGAGGATCTTGGCAAAGGAGTATCTCTATTTGATGGCAGACCTGAAGGGACAGGAGTTTCCATAA
- the LOC138243275 gene encoding uncharacterized protein, whose protein sequence is MMVLVVVLTVFCSQVCSALLSVSGLYGDTVALPCDGSSYRDTPEERKIIQWETADRRVLEFNRGQIHTYPGFENGAELSRERIRDGDFSLILHNVMFSNEDIYECRFVNDESNRKFLGDVKLTVLGHEDNIRLSCGDPLSVPLRTQQAVELWFRPEGGESRRLCSVLDSTVTPDSSRLKAWVQDQVLKISSVRAEDGGTYTVQDSQGNPISTVHITVGARSEVLTLRSEDNLTLPLHTAAPVEVLFDPAGSAQSPRVLLSSAGLPGPGYEQRVLVQDGPLTLRSLTPADQGNYTVRDLQGNTISTVSLTVTVGEMRSVSWVGIILVITAAVAVLMSAGLGAVVCKKWLKMREERSMIPVACNNINIRKENEFL, encoded by the exons ATGATGGTCCTGGTTGTTGTCCTGACGGTGTTTTGCTCACAAG tgtgctctgctctcctctctgtgTCTGGGCTCTATGGGGACACAGTcgctctgccctgtgatgggagCTCCTATAGAGACACTCCGGAGGAGAGAAAGATTATACAGTGGGAGACCGCCGACCGCCGTGTGCTGGAGTTCAACAGAGGACAAATCCACACTTACCCAGGGTTCGAGAACGGAGCTGAGCTGTCCAGAGAGAGGATCAGAGATGGGGATTTCTCCCTGATCCTTCATAACGTGATGTTCTCGAATGAAGATATCTACGAGTGTCGATTTGTGAATGACGAGAGCAACAGGAAATTCCTTGGAGATGTGAAGCTCACAGTTCTAG GACACGAGGACAACATCCGTCTCTCCTGTGGAGACCCCCTCAGTGTCCCTCTGCGCACACAGCAGGCTGTAGAGCTGTGGTTCAGGCCTGAGGGAGGAGAGTCTCGCaggctgtgctctgtgctcgaCAGCACTGTGACCCCAGACTCCAGCAGGCTGAAGGCCTGGGTTCAAGACCAGGTGCTGAAGATCTCCAGTGTGAGAGCTGAAGACGGGGGCACTTACACAGTGCAGGACTCCCAGGGGAACCCCATCAGCACTGTCCACATCACTGTGGGAG CTAGATCAGAAGtcctcaccctgcggtctgaagACAATCTGACTCTTcctctccacactgctgctcCAGTAGAGGTGCTttttgatcctgcaggatctgCCCAGTCTCCCAGAGTCTTATtgagcagcgcagggctccctggccccGGGTACGAGCAGAGAGTGCTGGTGCAGGATGGCCCTCTGACACTGcgctccctcactccagctgatcagggcaacTACACAGTGAGAGACCTTCAGGGAAACACCATCAGCACtgtctccctcactgtcactGTGGGAG AGATGAGGAGTGTGTCATGGGTTGGAATTATTTTAGTCATCACAGCAGCAGTGGCTGTGCTGATGAGTGCTGGACTGGGTGCTGTTGTGTGTAAGAAATGGTTGAagatgagagaggagagaagcaTGATACCAGTTGCATGCAACAATATTAATATCCgtaaagaaaatgaattccTTTAG